In the Methanobrevibacter oralis genome, one interval contains:
- a CDS encoding Tex family protein, whose translation MIVESLQKELNLKKWQVEMVIKLIDDGNTIPFIARYRKDVTGSLNDEILRKFENRLKYLRNLKEKKSKTIERLDEINKLDDNLKKQILNAKTLVELDDIYRPFKSKKRTRATIAREKGLEKLANTILKQEINESIYKIAEKYINIEKDVKSVQNAIDGAKDIICEIISYNSEFRKKIRQNTFYTGKIETKAKNKEDSSEYEIYYNYSENLKKIPSHRILAINRAEKEGIIKVKIQCEASEITNYLKRHVLKNISKIPEKIEYNPHTTSIIEECVLDSYKRLIAPAIEREIRSYITKNAEKRSIKVFSKNLEQLLLESPFPGKTILGWDPAFKTGCKLAIIDKTGKVLETSLIYPTKPQKKVKESIKTVRSLIEKYDIDVIAIGNGTASRESEKIVVDIIKNMNVEYIIVNEAGASVYSASKLGSEEFPELNEGERSAISIARRLQDPLAELVKIEPKSIGVGQYQHDMNQKKLNESLSSVVEKIVNEVGVDLNTASYSLLNYVSGIRSSTAKNIIKYREQHGGFNSRSELLNVEKLGKKTFKQCAGFVKIKNPKCPLDNTIIHPESYNITIKLLKTLNYSLDDLGSNNLKLNNIDLEKLAIELDVGVETLKDIINELKKPCHDPRENMPKPHLRKNILSIEDLEKDMVLKGTVRNIVDFGAFIDIGAHQDGLIHVSQLVADKFVKHPLDIVSVGDIVDVKVLDIDLARNRIQLSMIL comes from the coding sequence ATGATTGTTGAATCACTTCAAAAGGAACTAAATCTTAAAAAATGGCAAGTTGAAATGGTAATTAAATTAATTGATGATGGAAATACAATACCTTTTATTGCTAGATATAGAAAAGATGTTACTGGTTCATTAAATGATGAAATACTGAGAAAATTTGAGAATAGGCTTAAATATTTAAGAAATCTCAAAGAAAAAAAATCAAAAACCATAGAAAGACTTGATGAAATTAATAAATTAGATGATAATCTTAAAAAGCAAATTTTAAATGCAAAAACATTAGTTGAATTAGATGACATATATCGACCATTTAAAAGTAAAAAAAGAACAAGAGCAACTATAGCACGTGAAAAAGGTCTTGAAAAATTAGCTAATACTATTTTAAAACAAGAGATTAATGAAAGTATTTATAAAATAGCCGAAAAGTATATCAATATTGAAAAAGATGTTAAAAGTGTACAAAACGCTATTGATGGTGCTAAAGATATTATTTGTGAAATAATCTCTTATAATTCCGAATTTAGAAAAAAAATCAGACAAAATACATTTTATACTGGTAAAATTGAAACTAAAGCAAAAAATAAAGAAGATAGTAGTGAATATGAAATTTACTATAATTACTCAGAAAATCTAAAAAAAATACCTTCTCATAGAATTTTAGCAATTAATAGAGCTGAAAAAGAAGGAATAATCAAAGTTAAAATTCAATGCGAAGCTTCTGAAATAACAAATTATCTTAAAAGACATGTTTTAAAAAATATTTCTAAAATACCTGAAAAAATTGAATATAACCCACACACAACCTCAATTATTGAAGAATGTGTTTTAGATTCATATAAACGATTAATAGCACCTGCAATTGAAAGAGAAATTAGAAGTTACATTACAAAAAATGCAGAAAAAAGATCTATTAAAGTTTTTTCAAAAAATTTAGAACAATTATTATTAGAAAGTCCTTTTCCTGGAAAAACAATACTTGGTTGGGATCCTGCATTTAAAACTGGTTGTAAATTAGCTATTATTGATAAAACTGGAAAAGTACTAGAAACCTCATTGATATATCCTACAAAACCTCAAAAGAAAGTTAAAGAATCAATTAAAACCGTGCGTAGTTTAATTGAAAAATATGATATTGATGTGATTGCTATCGGTAATGGAACTGCTTCAAGAGAATCAGAGAAAATTGTAGTTGATATAATAAAAAATATGAATGTAGAGTATATTATTGTAAATGAAGCAGGGGCCTCAGTTTATTCTGCTAGTAAACTTGGAAGTGAAGAGTTTCCAGAATTAAATGAAGGTGAACGAAGTGCCATATCTATTGCAAGAAGATTACAAGACCCTTTAGCAGAACTTGTTAAAATAGAACCTAAATCCATTGGTGTTGGTCAATATCAACATGATATGAATCAAAAGAAATTAAATGAATCTTTAAGTAGTGTTGTTGAAAAAATAGTTAATGAAGTAGGTGTTGATTTAAATACTGCCTCTTATAGCTTACTTAATTATGTTTCTGGTATTAGAAGTTCAACTGCTAAAAATATTATTAAATATAGAGAACAACATGGTGGTTTTAACAGTAGATCTGAATTATTAAATGTAGAAAAACTAGGTAAAAAAACATTTAAACAATGTGCTGGTTTTGTAAAAATAAAAAACCCAAAATGCCCATTAGATAATACCATTATCCATCCTGAATCTTATAATATTACAATAAAATTATTAAAAACTTTAAATTACTCTCTTGATGATTTAGGATCTAATAATTTAAAATTAAATAATATTGATTTAGAAAAATTAGCTATTGAACTTGATGTTGGTGTTGAAACTTTAAAAGATATTATAAATGAACTTAAAAAACCTTGTCATGACCCTAGAGAAAATATGCCAAAACCACATTTAAGAAAAAACATATTATCAATAGAAGATTTAGAAAAGGACATGGTTTTAAAAGGAACTGTTAGAAATATTGTTGATTTTGGAGCATTTATTGATATTGGTGCTCATCAAGATGGATTAATTCATGTATCTCAATTAGTAGCCGATAAATTTGTAAAACACCCTCTAGACATAGTTAGTGTTGGGGATATTGTTGATGTAAAAGTTTTAGATATTGATTTAGCTAGAAATAGGATTCAATTATCGATGATACTTTAA
- a CDS encoding UbiD family decarboxylase — protein sequence MKINEENIIEITEELSSEYEVSKVLSKYPKDTIIVKNVKDFDMPIISGISNTREKIAKSINCEVSEITKRIIEAIDNPIKVEKFTDLSEYNSSKVDLDKIPILTHYKRDGGKYITSGVVFARDPESGIQNASIHRMMVLDNERLVIRIVPRNLYTYFQNAQKSGKDLEIAIAIGMDPAILLASTTSIPIDYNEMDVANAFKNGKLELIKCGNLEVPKADIILEGKISVKENVAEGPFVDLTDTYDIIRDQPVINLSKMHIKKDNPHYHSILPAGFEHKLLQGLPQEPRIFKAVKNAVPTVENVVLTEGGCCWLHAVISINKQTEGDGKNAIMAALSAHPSLKHAIVVDTDVNIFDAEDVEYAIATRVKGDKDIMIVPNVRGSSLDPVAESDGTTTKIGVDATKSFKSLDKFERVSHSS from the coding sequence ATGAAAATTAATGAAGAAAATATAATTGAAATAACTGAAGAGCTTTCAAGTGAATATGAAGTATCTAAAGTCTTAAGTAAATATCCTAAAGATACCATTATTGTTAAAAATGTAAAAGACTTTGACATGCCAATCATATCTGGGATTTCAAATACAAGAGAAAAAATAGCTAAATCTATTAACTGTGAAGTATCTGAAATTACCAAAAGAATAATCGAAGCTATTGATAACCCAATTAAAGTAGAAAAATTCACAGATTTAAGTGAATATAATTCATCAAAAGTAGATTTAGATAAAATACCAATTTTAACTCATTATAAACGTGACGGAGGTAAATATATTACTTCTGGTGTTGTATTTGCTCGTGATCCTGAAAGTGGAATTCAAAATGCATCAATACATAGAATGATGGTGCTTGACAATGAAAGACTTGTTATTAGAATTGTTCCAAGAAACCTTTATACTTACTTTCAAAACGCTCAAAAATCTGGTAAAGACCTTGAAATTGCAATAGCTATTGGAATGGATCCTGCAATTTTACTTGCAAGTACTACTTCAATACCAATTGATTATAATGAAATGGATGTAGCTAATGCTTTTAAAAATGGAAAATTGGAATTAATTAAATGTGGTAATTTAGAAGTTCCAAAAGCAGATATTATATTAGAAGGTAAAATATCTGTAAAAGAAAATGTAGCTGAAGGACCATTTGTTGATCTAACTGATACTTATGATATTATACGTGACCAACCGGTTATTAATTTAAGTAAAATGCATATTAAAAAAGATAATCCTCATTATCATAGTATTTTACCTGCTGGATTTGAACATAAATTATTACAAGGCCTTCCACAAGAGCCAAGAATATTTAAAGCTGTGAAAAATGCTGTTCCTACTGTTGAAAATGTTGTTTTAACAGAAGGCGGTTGTTGTTGGTTACATGCAGTCATATCTATTAACAAACAAACTGAAGGAGATGGAAAAAATGCCATTATGGCCGCATTATCTGCACATCCCTCTCTTAAACATGCTATTGTTGTAGATACGGACGTGAACATATTTGATGCTGAAGATGTTGAATATGCGATAGCTACTCGTGTTAAAGGAGATAAAGACATTATGATTGTTCCAAATGTTAGAGGTTCTTCTCTTGATCCGGTGGCTGAAAGTGAT
- the purE gene encoding 5-(carboxyamino)imidazole ribonucleotide mutase — protein sequence MTPKVMIILGSGSDIAIAEKSMDILEKLEIPYSLKIASAHRTPNLVRELVKQGTDAGIEVFIGIAGLAAHLPGAITAFTPKPVIGVPVDVKTSGLDALESIIQMPYPSPIATVGIDRGDNGAILAAQILGLYDEEIRQKVMKLREEYAQKVIKSNAEIVQKIDRKYIVNDFLTVKNLEKTPEEEEKCCSKNENAEVVIIVGRQSDIKVAKNVTVILDRIKISYDMKVLCPIRSNKKFKSYIKSMNNSKVFIGISSNSSQVTGGIVGLTDRPVIGVPCENESGNDYLLTTVNMPPGVPVATVGVNNGKNAAILAGEILSIENPMITEILGKLKNKKITL from the coding sequence ATGACACCAAAAGTAATGATTATTCTTGGTAGTGGCTCAGATATTGCAATTGCTGAGAAAAGTATGGACATTCTTGAAAAACTTGAAATTCCATACAGCTTAAAAATCGCTTCTGCACATAGAACCCCTAATCTTGTACGTGAACTTGTAAAACAGGGGACTGATGCTGGAATTGAAGTTTTTATTGGTATTGCAGGTTTAGCCGCACATTTACCTGGTGCAATAACTGCTTTTACTCCAAAACCAGTGATTGGAGTTCCTGTTGATGTTAAAACAAGTGGTTTAGATGCACTAGAATCAATTATTCAAATGCCTTATCCTTCACCAATAGCAACCGTTGGAATTGACAGGGGAGATAATGGTGCAATATTAGCTGCACAAATTTTAGGACTTTATGATGAAGAAATACGTCAAAAAGTAATGAAATTAAGAGAGGAATATGCTCAAAAAGTTATCAAAAGTAATGCAGAAATTGTTCAAAAAATTGATAGAAAATATATTGTTAATGATTTTTTAACTGTTAAAAACCTTGAAAAAACTCCTGAAGAAGAAGAGAAATGTTGTTCTAAAAATGAAAATGCTGAAGTTGTTATTATTGTTGGTAGGCAATCAGACATAAAAGTAGCTAAAAATGTTACTGTTATATTGGATAGAATCAAAATTAGCTATGACATGAAAGTCCTCTGCCCAATAAGATCAAATAAAAAATTCAAAAGTTATATTAAATCAATGAACAATTCAAAGGTTTTTATTGGAATTAGTTCTAATTCTTCACAAGTTACCGGTGGTATTGTAGGACTTACAGATAGGCCAGTAATAGGGGTTCCTTGTGAAAATGAATCAGGGAATGATTATTTACTTACAACTGTAAATATGCCTCCAGGAGTTCCTGTTGCAACAGTTGGCGTTAATAATGGAAAAAATGCAGCAATACTTGCTGGTGAAATACTTTCAATTGAAAATCCAATGATCACCGAAATTTTGGGTAAGTTAAAAAATAAAAAGATTACTTTGTAG